The Nocardia arthritidis genome has a window encoding:
- a CDS encoding NADP-dependent oxidoreductase — MTKTYESREIRLAERPQGMPGPATFELAKTEVPEPGPRQVLVRNTWMSVDPYMRGRMDDGDSYIAPFAIGAPLDGHAIGEVVASRADIPVGATVAHFAGWREYALLDAETVTALDISLDRPQDHLGVLGQTGFTAYLAVTEFARVRAGDVVFVSGAAGAVGSVAGQLARKFGAATVIGSAGGPDKARALTDTFGFDIGLDYRAGAIGDQLRAAAPGGIDVYIDNVGGDHLEAALDALTMRGRAALVGMISGYNTPVPGPRNLYNVVTKHLSLQGVLVTEYLDRQPAYTARAARWVADGSLRGAETIVDGIENAPDAFLGMLRGANIGKMLVRL, encoded by the coding sequence ATGACGAAAACCTATGAGAGCCGCGAGATCAGGCTGGCCGAGCGGCCGCAGGGCATGCCGGGACCGGCCACCTTCGAGTTGGCGAAGACCGAGGTGCCCGAGCCGGGCCCCCGACAGGTGCTGGTCCGCAACACCTGGATGTCGGTGGACCCGTACATGCGGGGCCGGATGGACGACGGCGATTCCTATATCGCCCCGTTCGCGATCGGCGCACCGCTGGACGGGCACGCGATCGGCGAGGTGGTCGCCTCCCGCGCCGATATCCCGGTCGGCGCGACCGTCGCGCATTTCGCGGGCTGGCGGGAGTACGCCCTGCTGGACGCGGAAACGGTGACCGCCCTTGATATTTCGCTCGATCGCCCGCAGGACCACCTGGGTGTGCTCGGGCAAACCGGATTCACCGCCTACCTCGCCGTCACCGAATTCGCCCGGGTGCGCGCCGGTGACGTGGTGTTCGTATCCGGTGCGGCGGGCGCGGTCGGCAGCGTCGCCGGGCAACTGGCGCGCAAGTTCGGCGCGGCGACGGTGATCGGTTCGGCGGGCGGACCGGACAAGGCGCGCGCCCTGACCGACACCTTCGGCTTCGATATCGGCCTCGACTACCGGGCGGGCGCGATCGGTGACCAACTGCGCGCCGCCGCGCCCGGTGGCATCGATGTGTACATCGACAACGTCGGCGGCGACCACCTGGAGGCCGCCCTCGACGCGCTGACGATGCGTGGCCGCGCGGCGCTCGTCGGCATGATCAGCGGCTACAACACCCCGGTGCCCGGTCCGCGCAACCTGTACAACGTGGTCACCAAACACCTGAGCCTCCAAGGCGTTCTGGTCACCGAATACCTCGACCGCCAGCCCGCCTACACCGCACGGGCCGCGCGCTGGGTCGCCGACGGCAGCCTGCGCGGCGCGGAGACGATCGTCGACGGGATCGAGAACGCGCCGGACGCATTCCTCGGCATGCTGCGCGGCGCGAATATCGGAAAGATGCTGGTTCGCCTGTGA
- a CDS encoding DUF2254 domain-containing protein — MLNPFSRVRWTYRQRRVWRLPAAIVAAALLLAWAVPAVDRALAEELRRVPVAGTFDAGVMATVLSSVASGTITFSGFVFSVVLLVIQFGTGSMSARLSPRLTQDWVVGAALGTFMATFTYTLLISVRLGTRVEDYEPVLSSIVAIGLALASVGLFFALLTRVVNFLRLVKSLEYMARTGARTAAEVHPEPFGAQHVPNPDPNSPDRVIRYAGTGGVLLGIDTGPVTALAAAAACRITLVPAIGDFVLPGAALFAIHGGDGVDERKLRGHVVFGIERVVDADPAFALRVMVDIALKALSPAVNDPTTAVQALDHIGALLVELSGRDLGVRRYRDRAGVERLRLRNSDWIDYLSLAVDEIRYYGADSLQVTRRLRALYTDLLRLCPPQRRPPIEQRLAALDADVPAAFRTALDRAIAAEPDWQGLGGPTTAEAAS, encoded by the coding sequence ATGCTCAACCCATTCAGCCGGGTGCGCTGGACCTACCGGCAGCGCCGGGTGTGGCGACTGCCCGCGGCAATCGTCGCCGCGGCATTGCTGCTGGCATGGGCGGTGCCGGCGGTGGATCGCGCACTGGCCGAAGAGCTGCGGCGGGTGCCGGTCGCGGGCACCTTCGATGCCGGGGTGATGGCGACGGTGTTGTCGTCGGTGGCCTCGGGCACCATCACCTTCTCCGGTTTCGTCTTCAGTGTGGTGTTGCTGGTGATCCAGTTCGGCACCGGATCGATGTCGGCGCGGCTGTCGCCGCGGCTGACCCAGGACTGGGTGGTCGGCGCCGCGCTCGGCACCTTCATGGCGACCTTCACCTACACGCTGCTGATCTCGGTGCGGCTCGGCACCAGGGTGGAGGATTACGAACCGGTGCTGTCCTCGATCGTCGCGATCGGGCTAGCACTGGCCAGCGTCGGACTGTTCTTCGCGCTGCTGACCCGGGTGGTGAACTTCCTGCGGTTGGTGAAATCGCTGGAGTACATGGCGCGCACCGGTGCCCGTACCGCCGCCGAGGTGCATCCGGAACCCTTTGGCGCACAACATGTTCCGAATCCAGATCCGAACTCCCCGGACCGGGTGATCCGCTATGCGGGCACCGGCGGGGTGCTGCTCGGCATCGACACCGGACCGGTCACCGCGCTGGCCGCCGCCGCGGCGTGCCGCATCACCCTGGTGCCCGCGATCGGCGATTTCGTGCTGCCCGGCGCGGCGCTGTTCGCCATCCACGGCGGCGACGGTGTCGACGAGCGAAAGCTGCGCGGGCACGTGGTCTTCGGCATCGAGCGGGTGGTGGACGCCGATCCGGCGTTCGCGCTGCGAGTGATGGTGGATATCGCGCTCAAGGCGCTCTCGCCCGCGGTCAACGATCCGACAACGGCGGTGCAGGCCCTCGATCACATCGGCGCGCTGCTGGTCGAACTGTCCGGGCGTGACCTCGGCGTGCGCCGCTACCGAGACCGCGCCGGGGTCGAGCGGCTGCGGCTGCGCAACTCCGACTGGATCGACTACCTGTCGCTCGCGGTCGACGAAATCCGTTACTACGGCGCGGATTCGCTGCAGGTCACCCGTCGGCTGCGCGCGCTGTACACGGACCTGCTGCGACTGTGCCCGCCGCAGCGCAGGCCGCCGATCGAACAGCGGCTGGCCGCGCTCGACGCCGATGTCCCCGCCGCGTTCCGCACCGCGCTGGATCGCGCCATCGCCGCCGAACCGGACTGGCAGGGCCTCGGCGGCCCGACCACCGCCGAGGCCGCGAGCTGA
- a CDS encoding DUF308 domain-containing protein, protein MPADEELQRAPVLGEGVRQTILVTGICSVVLGVMLGVWPQKTVGIAELLCGLYLLLSGMTQLTVAFAARFAWPLRLELFLSGALAVAMAVLTLLDVNSVLLLDVWLGLAWITRGIAHATAAAWTDDLPHAGKQELFGLFTIALGIVVILLEVNSLVALGVVAGLGMIAIGALELLAVTAVRADGIHLPGPALLRWRAAQR, encoded by the coding sequence ATGCCCGCGGACGAGGAGCTACAGCGCGCGCCGGTGTTGGGCGAGGGCGTGCGGCAGACGATTCTGGTGACGGGGATCTGCTCGGTGGTCCTCGGTGTGATGCTCGGGGTGTGGCCGCAGAAGACGGTCGGCATCGCCGAACTGCTGTGCGGTCTTTATCTGCTGCTGAGCGGGATGACCCAGCTCACCGTCGCATTCGCGGCCCGGTTCGCCTGGCCGCTGCGGCTGGAGCTGTTCCTGAGCGGCGCGCTGGCGGTGGCCATGGCGGTGCTGACGCTGCTCGATGTGAATTCGGTGCTGCTGCTGGACGTCTGGCTCGGGCTGGCCTGGATCACCCGCGGTATCGCGCACGCGACCGCCGCCGCCTGGACCGATGACCTGCCGCACGCCGGGAAACAGGAACTGTTCGGCCTGTTCACCATCGCGCTCGGCATCGTGGTGATCCTGCTCGAGGTGAATTCGCTGGTCGCGCTCGGTGTGGTGGCCGGGCTCGGGATGATCGCGATCGGCGCGCTGGAATTGCTGGCGGTCACCGCGGTGCGCGCCGACGGCATCCACCTACCGGGGCCCGCGCTGCTGCGCTGGCGCGCCGCGCAACGATGA
- a CDS encoding GNAT family N-acetyltransferase, which translates to MQSFTLTAMTPEDARIIRLWSYEPPYEIYGMDDDSSEAELLNTRSPHYAVRDGDADPVGFFAFGTAALPWSTAPDLYGAEGEVSIGLGMRPDATGRGAGLAFLRSGLEFAREAFRPSYFRLFVYGWNERAIRVYERAGFRRVGDYAQPDGDEFWEMRLTE; encoded by the coding sequence GTGCAATCGTTCACGTTGACCGCGATGACTCCCGAGGACGCTCGAATCATCCGGTTGTGGAGTTATGAACCGCCTTACGAGATCTACGGCATGGATGACGATTCCAGCGAGGCGGAGCTGCTGAATACGCGCAGTCCGCACTACGCGGTCCGCGACGGGGACGCGGATCCCGTGGGGTTCTTCGCATTCGGTACGGCGGCGCTGCCGTGGAGCACCGCGCCGGATCTGTACGGAGCCGAGGGGGAGGTCTCGATCGGGCTGGGTATGCGGCCGGATGCCACCGGCCGCGGCGCCGGGCTCGCATTCCTGCGATCCGGACTGGAATTCGCCCGGGAAGCGTTCCGGCCCAGCTATTTCCGGCTCTTCGTCTACGGCTGGAACGAGCGCGCCATCCGGGTGTACGAGCGGGCCGGATTCCGGCGCGTCGGCGATTATGCGCAACCGGATGGCGACGAGTTCTGGGAGATGCGCCTGACCGAGTGA
- a CDS encoding MFS transporter, giving the protein MSHAGWRFWSIAYTLLILLAGTNIPTPLYRGYAREFGFSPLVLTLIFAAYVGALIPSLLLCGPLSDAIGRRRVLLPALALAALGSILFALATSTGWLFAARILQGIAVGAASGPLSAALVEFEPAGDHRKAALVSTAVSISGISVGPVLGGALAQYAPAPYVLPFIVEVGLLLPAAVAVLALPAAGHTTPWRPRRPELPAELRPVFATSGVASFLAFAVVGLFLTLVPTYVANLSGSANLLLGSAAAALMGASSTTAQLIGYGRPARTLELLGLPMLATGLALLAISGSVRSLPVLLAATVIAGVGQGLAFLGGLTAVNHAAPAERRAEVLSSFFVACYCGTGGPVIGMGLLATAIPLSTAVQYGAGVVALACLTLLLALVRANRRTPVNA; this is encoded by the coding sequence ATGTCACACGCCGGATGGCGGTTCTGGTCCATCGCATACACCCTGCTGATCCTGCTCGCGGGCACGAATATCCCGACCCCGCTATATCGCGGATACGCAAGGGAATTCGGCTTCTCACCGCTGGTGCTCACGCTGATCTTCGCCGCCTATGTCGGCGCGCTCATCCCCTCGCTGCTGCTGTGCGGTCCGCTCTCCGACGCGATCGGCCGCCGCCGGGTGCTGCTGCCCGCGCTGGCGCTGGCCGCGCTCGGATCCATACTTTTCGCACTGGCCACCAGCACCGGCTGGCTGTTCGCGGCGCGCATCCTGCAAGGCATCGCGGTGGGTGCGGCCTCGGGGCCGCTCAGCGCGGCACTGGTCGAATTCGAGCCCGCGGGCGATCATCGCAAGGCCGCGCTCGTCTCCACCGCCGTCTCCATCAGCGGCATCAGCGTAGGTCCGGTGTTGGGCGGAGCGCTGGCCCAATATGCCCCGGCCCCATACGTTCTGCCGTTCATCGTCGAGGTCGGGCTGCTGCTGCCCGCCGCCGTCGCCGTGCTGGCTCTCCCGGCGGCCGGCCACACCACCCCGTGGCGTCCGCGCCGCCCCGAACTGCCCGCCGAACTCCGTCCCGTCTTCGCGACCAGCGGCGTGGCCAGCTTCCTCGCCTTCGCGGTGGTCGGGCTGTTCCTCACCCTGGTGCCGACCTACGTGGCGAATCTGTCCGGCAGCGCCAACCTGCTACTCGGCAGCGCCGCCGCCGCACTGATGGGCGCCAGTTCCACCACCGCCCAACTGATCGGCTACGGCAGACCCGCCCGCACCCTCGAACTGCTCGGACTGCCGATGTTGGCCACCGGCCTTGCGCTGCTTGCGATTTCGGGTAGCGTCCGGTCGCTGCCGGTACTGCTGGCGGCCACCGTCATCGCGGGCGTCGGACAGGGCCTCGCCTTCCTCGGCGGGCTCACCGCCGTGAATCATGCCGCCCCCGCCGAACGCCGCGCCGAGGTGCTGTCCAGCTTCTTCGTCGCCTGCTACTGCGGCACCGGCGGCCCCGTCATCGGCATGGGCCTGCTCGCCACCGCCATCCCCCTCTCCACCGCCGTCCAATACGGCGCAGGCGTCGTGGCGCTGGCCTGCCTCACGCTTCTACTGGCACTGGTCCGCGCCAACCGCCGCACCCCCGTCAACGCCTGA
- a CDS encoding ArsR/SmtB family transcription factor, which translates to MSYSGGMASRTATELVHPARADLRFTEVLAALSDPVRLAIVARLAELDDDAELACRVFELPVSKSTQSNHFRVLREAGVIAQRDEGTRRMNRLRRADLDAEFPGLLDLAIPQGRAVVAEWAAQRA; encoded by the coding sequence ATGAGTTATTCTGGGGGTATGGCCAGCCGCACCGCCACCGAACTCGTCCACCCCGCCCGCGCGGACCTACGGTTCACCGAGGTACTCGCCGCATTGAGCGATCCGGTCCGACTGGCGATCGTCGCGCGACTGGCCGAACTCGACGACGATGCCGAATTGGCCTGCCGTGTCTTCGAACTCCCGGTCAGCAAGTCGACCCAGAGCAATCACTTCCGGGTGCTGCGCGAGGCCGGCGTCATCGCGCAACGCGACGAGGGCACCCGCCGGATGAACCGGCTGCGCCGCGCCGACCTCGACGCCGAATTCCCGGGACTATTGGATCTGGCGATACCCCAGGGCCGCGCCGTCGTGGCGGAATGGGCCGCGCAGCGGGCGTAG
- a CDS encoding alpha/beta fold hydrolase: MTESIPVGTGTLAVPGANLYYELRGTGPLIVLAGSPMTAAPFAPLADTLATDHSVLTTDPRGHGGTVLDDPAQDSTPELRGDDLARLIVHIDRGPAIAFGSSGGASSVLALVQDNPDLVTTAVAHEPPLVELLDDRARRIAAIEDIMATYDAGDRLAAGRKFMAFTEVPVSEEMIDQMYGPGRDPAQLAEEAYFFRHEMLGTTQFLPNIEALRNVPTRLVIGIGETSAGQLCDRASRALAAGLGIEPALFPGGHGGFMEDAEAFAKRLRAVLS, encoded by the coding sequence ATGACCGAATCCATCCCCGTCGGCACCGGAACCCTCGCGGTTCCCGGCGCAAACCTGTACTACGAACTGCGCGGCACCGGACCACTGATCGTGCTGGCCGGATCGCCCATGACGGCGGCGCCGTTCGCTCCGCTGGCCGATACGCTCGCCACCGACCACTCCGTGCTCACCACCGATCCGCGCGGTCACGGCGGCACCGTGCTCGACGATCCGGCCCAGGACTCGACCCCCGAACTGCGCGGCGACGATCTGGCCCGGCTCATCGTCCACATCGACCGCGGCCCCGCCATCGCCTTCGGCTCCAGCGGCGGCGCGAGCAGCGTGCTCGCCCTCGTGCAGGACAATCCGGACCTGGTGACCACCGCCGTCGCGCACGAGCCGCCCCTGGTGGAACTGCTCGACGACCGCGCGCGACGCATTGCCGCCATCGAGGACATCATGGCCACCTACGACGCGGGCGACAGGCTCGCCGCCGGACGAAAGTTCATGGCGTTCACCGAGGTTCCGGTCTCCGAGGAGATGATCGACCAGATGTACGGTCCGGGCCGCGATCCGGCGCAGCTGGCCGAGGAGGCCTACTTCTTCCGCCACGAGATGCTGGGGACCACCCAGTTCCTGCCGAATATCGAAGCGCTGCGCAATGTCCCGACCCGCCTGGTGATCGGCATCGGCGAGACCTCGGCGGGCCAGCTGTGCGACCGCGCATCGCGGGCGCTGGCCGCCGGACTCGGGATCGAACCGGCCCTGTTCCCCGGCGGGCACGGCGGCTTCATGGAGGACGCGGAGGCCTTCGCCAAGCGGTTGCGTGCGGTGCTGAGCTGA
- a CDS encoding alpha/beta fold hydrolase, translating into MDSVVTARTLTVPGASLHYEVRGAGTPIALVGAPMAAAAFAPLADLLAGDHTVLTTDPRGHAGSVLDDPDQDSTPELRADDLARLLTELGAGPAVVFGSSGGAVTALALAQARPDLVHTVIAHEPPIVELLDDRAELRSRTEEMIATHRSGDALGAWRQFMANANIPIPEPVLREQFGGDRDLTQLASEAYWFAHEMRETTAWAPDLDALRAGSVRIIAAIGEQSAGQLCDRSTRALAAALGIEPTIFPGDHIGFVSDPAGFGDRLREVLAAR; encoded by the coding sequence ATGGATTCAGTCGTCACCGCCCGCACCCTGACGGTGCCCGGCGCCAGCCTGCACTACGAGGTGCGCGGCGCCGGAACCCCGATCGCGCTGGTCGGCGCGCCGATGGCGGCAGCGGCGTTCGCGCCGCTCGCCGATTTGCTCGCCGGGGATCACACCGTGCTCACCACCGATCCGCGCGGCCACGCGGGCAGCGTCCTCGACGATCCGGACCAGGACTCGACCCCCGAACTGCGCGCCGACGACCTGGCCCGACTGCTCACCGAACTCGGCGCGGGCCCCGCGGTGGTGTTCGGCAGCAGCGGCGGCGCCGTCACCGCACTGGCACTGGCGCAGGCACGCCCCGATCTGGTGCACACCGTCATCGCGCACGAACCGCCGATCGTCGAGTTGCTCGACGATCGCGCCGAATTACGTTCTCGGACAGAGGAAATGATCGCCACCCACCGGTCCGGCGACGCACTCGGGGCCTGGCGGCAGTTCATGGCCAACGCGAATATTCCCATACCGGAACCGGTGCTGCGGGAGCAATTCGGCGGCGACCGCGACCTGACGCAACTCGCCTCCGAGGCATACTGGTTCGCGCACGAAATGCGCGAGACCACCGCGTGGGCACCGGATCTCGACGCGTTGCGCGCCGGATCGGTGCGGATCATCGCCGCGATCGGCGAGCAGTCGGCGGGGCAGCTCTGCGACCGCAGCACCCGTGCCCTCGCGGCCGCTCTCGGCATCGAGCCGACCATATTTCCTGGGGACCACATCGGATTCGTATCCGATCCGGCCGGGTTCGGCGACCGGTTGCGGGAGGTGCTCGCCGCTCGGTGA
- a CDS encoding TfoX/Sxy family DNA transformation protein: MRVKPQRPGTRHAVGDGLKVHRRTMRLDRRDHTVISLRPGTAIRFSTNRFHNTWHVLSDDRGAQLLARLLWGLSYQARPGTLVVIDQPFLAPTPFDADPADPIVLLPNWFGNLTATAARELRHRLPLRGPSEGTVRWRSFGLSQDYWAGRPDWRWRAERGTTSRRSGMIVLAPIDPDECRDWAVDVARMNTAERTSDHRYLGPWRHGYDGEVQIFRHFHQMVGVAARARRQVLDRPDGPPADPEGLRYAIWAESARIRGQHLRIRGRARYWTDLNEAAGLMLGPAGINFVSELQEVGAVEAYRRMRAAQVRGLDLRMLWAMDAVITGIDRAAVSPMRRRQLLTQLRALDRRESAG, from the coding sequence ATGAGAGTGAAGCCGCAGCGGCCGGGGACGCGACATGCGGTGGGGGACGGGCTCAAGGTGCATCGCCGAACGATGCGACTCGACCGCCGGGACCACACCGTCATCTCGCTGCGCCCCGGCACCGCAATCCGATTCAGTACCAACCGTTTTCACAACACCTGGCATGTGCTCTCCGACGACCGGGGCGCACAGCTGCTGGCCCGGCTGCTCTGGGGGCTGTCGTATCAGGCGCGGCCGGGCACCCTGGTGGTGATCGATCAGCCGTTCCTCGCGCCGACCCCGTTCGACGCGGACCCGGCCGACCCGATCGTGTTGCTGCCCAACTGGTTCGGCAATCTCACCGCGACGGCGGCACGGGAGCTGCGACACCGGCTGCCGCTGCGCGGGCCGTCCGAGGGGACGGTGCGGTGGCGCAGTTTCGGTCTGTCCCAAGACTATTGGGCAGGTCGCCCGGACTGGCGGTGGCGGGCCGAGCGCGGCACCACCAGCCGCCGCAGCGGGATGATCGTGCTCGCCCCGATCGACCCGGACGAGTGCCGCGACTGGGCGGTCGACGTCGCCCGCATGAACACCGCGGAGCGCACCTCCGACCACCGCTACCTCGGCCCATGGCGACACGGCTACGACGGTGAGGTGCAGATCTTCCGGCACTTCCATCAGATGGTCGGCGTCGCCGCACGGGCGCGCCGCCAGGTGCTGGACCGGCCGGACGGCCCGCCGGCCGACCCGGAAGGCCTGCGCTACGCGATCTGGGCGGAATCCGCCCGAATCCGTGGACAGCACTTGCGGATTCGCGGCCGCGCCCGCTACTGGACCGACCTGAACGAGGCCGCAGGCCTGATGCTCGGACCCGCCGGTATCAACTTCGTGTCCGAACTCCAGGAAGTCGGCGCCGTCGAAGCCTACCGCCGCATGCGCGCCGCTCAGGTCCGCGGCCTCGACCTGCGCATGCTGTGGGCGATGGACGCCGTCATCACCGGAATAGACCGCGCCGCAGTATCACCCATGCGCCGTCGCCAATTGCTGACCCAACTGCGAGCACTCGATCGCCGCGAGTCCGCAGGATGA
- a CDS encoding NAD(P)-dependent oxidoreductase: MRLTIFGATGRTGAHLVQQALDDGHEVTAVVRGRHQLPQRARMVAFDPAELAGAVAGADAVLSAIGSREKGPTSVQADTIQMIAKAMAATGTRRLLVMSNSARIAGPGDDPFTRYVVKPLILRNLLRHSLTDMSRAEEVVRGSGLDWTIVRAPQLTDKPGKGSYRTAIDRNVTFGVRITRPDLARCVLTLAADPSAVHHHVNVAN, encoded by the coding sequence ATGCGGCTCACGATCTTCGGCGCGACCGGCCGGACCGGCGCTCATTTGGTCCAGCAGGCACTGGACGACGGCCATGAGGTGACGGCGGTGGTACGCGGTCGGCATCAACTGCCGCAGCGAGCCCGAATGGTCGCTTTCGACCCGGCCGAACTGGCAGGGGCCGTCGCCGGCGCGGACGCGGTACTCAGCGCCATCGGCTCCCGGGAGAAGGGACCGACCTCGGTACAGGCGGATACCATCCAGATGATCGCAAAAGCCATGGCGGCCACCGGAACACGACGACTGTTGGTGATGAGCAACAGCGCCAGAATCGCCGGGCCGGGCGACGACCCGTTCACCCGCTACGTGGTCAAACCGCTGATCCTACGAAATCTATTGCGCCACAGCCTCACCGATATGTCCCGCGCCGAGGAGGTGGTCCGCGGGTCCGGCCTCGACTGGACGATCGTGCGCGCACCACAGCTGACCGACAAGCCGGGCAAGGGTTCCTATCGCACGGCCATCGATCGCAATGTGACCTTCGGCGTCCGGATCACCCGCCCCGACCTGGCCCGCTGCGTGCTCACCCTCGCCGCCGATCCGTCGGCGGTCCACCACCATGTCAACGTCGCGAATTGA
- a CDS encoding TetR/AcrR family transcriptional regulator, producing MGTRDRILDAAADIMRERGVAHATTKEIARAAGYSEAALYKHFGDKEELILEVLRERMPDLSALTPRAGTSTVEANLAAIARAATAFYQRALPLFGGLLAEHARMAAHRDAMRKHGGGPGHAIARIAEYLRAEQELGRIAADADVETVAALLDGGCFHQAFLRYYSAGPDAGPIPASVAKRMAHSLFRAL from the coding sequence TTGGGAACCCGCGATCGCATCCTCGACGCCGCCGCCGACATCATGCGCGAGCGCGGCGTCGCCCATGCCACTACCAAGGAAATCGCAAGGGCCGCAGGCTATTCCGAGGCCGCGCTGTATAAACACTTCGGCGACAAGGAGGAGCTGATCCTAGAGGTGCTGCGCGAGCGAATGCCCGATCTCTCCGCGCTGACCCCGCGCGCGGGCACATCGACCGTCGAGGCGAACCTGGCCGCCATCGCCCGCGCCGCCACCGCCTTCTATCAGCGGGCGCTACCGCTGTTCGGCGGGCTGCTCGCCGAACACGCCCGCATGGCGGCGCACCGCGACGCCATGCGCAAACACGGCGGCGGGCCGGGACACGCCATCGCCCGGATCGCCGAATACCTGCGCGCTGAACAGGAACTCGGCCGGATCGCCGCCGATGCCGACGTGGAAACCGTGGCGGCGCTACTCGACGGCGGCTGCTTCCACCAGGCATTTCTGCGCTACTACAGCGCCGGGCCCGATGCGGGACCGATCCCGGCATCGGTGGCGAAGCGGATGGCCCACAGTCTTTTCCGCGCGCTGTGA
- a CDS encoding VOC family protein encodes MSISVESIAHVRLTVCDIGRSRAFYEKVFGWPVALEVPDGADEETKQRLGFLYGGVIYRMEHGLIALRPVGTDRFDENRVGLDHLAFPLGSLAELEAAAAHLDECGVAHEEIKDIGVSYILEFRDPDNIALELIVKK; translated from the coding sequence ATGTCGATTTCCGTGGAATCCATTGCCCATGTCCGGCTCACCGTATGCGATATCGGGCGGTCGCGGGCCTTCTACGAGAAGGTGTTCGGATGGCCTGTGGCGCTGGAGGTTCCGGACGGCGCCGATGAGGAGACGAAGCAGCGGCTCGGGTTCCTCTACGGTGGGGTGATCTATCGGATGGAACACGGTTTGATCGCGCTGCGGCCGGTGGGGACCGACCGCTTCGACGAAAACCGGGTCGGGCTCGACCATCTCGCGTTCCCGCTGGGTTCACTGGCCGAGTTGGAAGCGGCCGCAGCACATCTCGATGAGTGCGGTGTCGCGCACGAGGAGATCAAAGATATCGGCGTCAGCTACATTCTGGAGTTCCGGGACCCGGATAACATCGCCCTGGAGTTGATTGTCAAGAAGTAG
- a CDS encoding phosphotransferase family protein: MAGVAGIEVVVAHQERATLRVGEMFLKIDVDQAHTDIEVDAMALAPIPTPEVLWRKPPVLALAALRGAPLGRLGRPSTASSAAWVAAGAAVRRLHDAPLPPWPGRNLDGAASELDAECAWLIANDVLPADVVTRNRRAAEAALRPWTPVFAHGDLQVAHVFVDGDEVTGVLDWSEAGPGDALYDLATLTLGHPERLDDVIAGYGADVDRDIVRAWWSLRSLRGVRWLVEHGFDPTLPGCEVDVLRAQAMRG; this comes from the coding sequence ATGGCCGGCGTGGCGGGAATCGAAGTCGTTGTGGCCCATCAGGAGCGCGCGACGTTGCGCGTGGGTGAGATGTTCCTGAAGATCGACGTCGATCAGGCACACACCGATATCGAGGTCGATGCGATGGCTTTGGCGCCGATTCCGACGCCGGAGGTCCTGTGGCGCAAGCCGCCCGTGCTCGCGCTCGCCGCCCTGCGCGGAGCGCCGCTCGGCCGCCTGGGCCGGCCGTCGACCGCATCGTCGGCGGCGTGGGTCGCGGCGGGCGCCGCCGTTCGGAGGCTGCACGATGCGCCGCTGCCGCCGTGGCCCGGTCGCAACCTCGACGGGGCCGCATCGGAACTCGACGCCGAATGCGCGTGGCTCATCGCGAACGATGTTCTGCCCGCCGACGTGGTCACCCGTAACCGCCGGGCCGCCGAGGCCGCGCTGCGGCCGTGGACACCGGTGTTCGCGCACGGCGACCTGCAGGTCGCCCACGTATTCGTCGACGGTGACGAGGTCACCGGCGTGCTCGACTGGTCCGAGGCGGGCCCCGGCGATGCCCTGTACGATCTCGCCACCTTGACGCTGGGACATCCGGAGCGCCTCGACGACGTCATCGCCGGGTACGGCGCGGATGTCGACCGGGATATCGTCCGCGCGTGGTGGTCTTTGCGGAGCCTGCGGGGTGTCCGCTGGCTGGTCGAGCACGGCTTCGACCCGACCTTGCCGGGCTGCGAAGTGGACGTGCTGAGAGCGCAGGCGATGCGAGGCTGA